One stretch of Kiritimatiellaceae bacterium DNA includes these proteins:
- the trxA gene encoding thioredoxin, which yields MSDQVKELNAANFTNTVASGTVLVDFWAPWCGPCKMQAPILDKVSAKVGDKAVIAKVNVDESPALAAQFGVRSIPTLILFKNGQKVRDFIGVQQEAALVEILTA from the coding sequence ATGTCTGATCAGGTAAAAGAACTTAACGCCGCTAATTTCACAAACACCGTTGCTTCCGGAACCGTACTGGTCGATTTCTGGGCTCCGTGGTGCGGCCCATGCAAAATGCAGGCCCCGATTCTCGATAAAGTTTCTGCCAAAGTCGGCGACAAAGCCGTCATTGCCAAAGTGAATGTGGATGAAAGTCCGGCGCTGGCCGCACAGTTCGGCGTACGCTCCATTCCGACGCTGATCCTTTTCAAAAACGGACAGAAAGTCCGCGACTTCATCGGCGTCCAGCAGGAAGCCGCGCTCGTCGAAATCCTGACGGCGTAA